One part of the Chryseobacterium mulctrae genome encodes these proteins:
- a CDS encoding GIY-YIG nuclease family protein, with the protein MIFNLEDNELYKNLILAEKLLFESPKIKFERTLIWRKQYFKNVPGIYAIFEGNDKIIYIGETGNLCKRMSDITRTVNHTFRKKIGKLKFGGIKSSEKYDSEIEVLLDKYFDEELHITFIEVNFGRLEIETYLIDKYQKQIINSVKKRKLFFNYDLISEVEKQTKK; encoded by the coding sequence ATGATTTTTAATCTTGAAGATAATGAGTTATATAAAAATTTAATTCTTGCAGAAAAATTATTATTTGAATCTCCTAAGATAAAGTTTGAAAGAACATTAATTTGGAGGAAACAATATTTTAAAAATGTTCCTGGCATATATGCAATCTTTGAAGGAAATGATAAAATAATATATATTGGAGAGACAGGTAATTTATGTAAGAGAATGTCTGATATAACTAGAACTGTGAATCATACTTTCAGAAAGAAGATTGGTAAATTAAAATTTGGAGGAATTAAATCAAGTGAAAAATATGATTCCGAAATAGAAGTATTGCTGGACAAATATTTTGATGAAGAATTACATATTACTTTTATCGAAGTTAATTTCGGGAGGCTAGAAATAGAAACATATCTAATTGATAAATATCAGAAACAAATCATTAACTCCGTAAAAAAGAGAAAATTATTCTTTAATTATGATTTAATTTCTGAAGTTGAGAAGCAAACTAAAAAATAG
- a CDS encoding IS3 family transposase (programmed frameshift) encodes METPKKKSSEKFIKDIRKNTRRIFTAEQKILIVMEGLRAETSVAELCRQHNIAQSQFYSWNKEFMEAGKKRLNGDVIREATSDEVSDLKKENARLKEMVADLVLRYDIVKKSRHAGLTHKYRKFMRLSASEKYEIIQEVTTSEIGVKRTLESFGIARSTFYKWYQKYLENGYDGLETSKRTSKRQWNSIPEEQKDLVVEIALEHTELSSRELAHKITDEQGIFISESSVYRILKQRDLIPAPNHFLLSAANEFKDKTEFVHQMWQTDFTYFKVIGWGWYYLSTVLDDYSRYIIHWELCDSMKAEDVKRTVNTAIEKAKLKSKAKPKLLSDNGSCYISNELRTYLKDDLKMKQVHGKPMHPQTQGKIERYHRTMKNVVKLNHFYHPEELVEALEKFVENYNNKRYHESLKNLPPADVYFGRSEQILEKRRQIKSDSIRKRRQLYFQQKFINL; translated from the exons ATGGAAACACCTAAAAAGAAAAGTTCCGAAAAATTCATAAAAGACATCCGTAAAAATACAAGGAGGATCTTTACAGCCGAGCAGAAAATTTTAATCGTAATGGAAGGGCTTCGTGCAGAAACTTCTGTAGCGGAACTATGCCGACAGCATAATATTGCCCAATCTCAGTTTTATTCCTGGAACAAAGAATTTATGGAAGCCGGTAAAAAACGACTCAACGGCGATGTCATTAGAGAAGCCACGAGTGATGAAGTGTCGGATTTGAAGAAAGAGAATGCCCGACTGAAGGAAATGGTTGCCGATTTGGTTCTGCGCTATGACATTGTAAAAAAAAGC AGACATGCTGGATTGACCCATAAATACAGAAAGTTTATGAGATTATCAGCAAGTGAGAAATACGAAATTATTCAAGAAGTTACTACGAGTGAAATTGGTGTAAAACGAACCTTGGAAAGCTTTGGGATTGCAAGAAGTACTTTCTATAAGTGGTATCAGAAATACCTTGAAAACGGCTACGATGGCTTGGAAACGTCCAAAAGAACATCTAAAAGACAATGGAATAGCATTCCGGAAGAACAAAAAGATTTGGTAGTAGAAATCGCTTTGGAACATACAGAACTTTCCTCAAGAGAACTGGCGCACAAAATTACCGATGAACAAGGTATTTTCATCTCAGAATCCAGTGTTTACAGGATTTTGAAGCAACGGGATTTAATCCCTGCACCGAATCATTTTTTACTTTCAGCAGCAAATGAATTTAAGGATAAGACAGAATTTGTGCATCAAATGTGGCAAACAGATTTCACTTATTTTAAAGTGATTGGTTGGGGTTGGTACTATCTGAGCACTGTTTTAGACGACTACAGCAGGTATATCATCCACTGGGAACTCTGTGATTCGATGAAGGCTGAAGATGTGAAAAGAACAGTAAATACAGCGATTGAAAAAGCAAAATTAAAGTCTAAAGCCAAACCGAAATTACTCTCAGACAATGGTTCCTGCTACATATCAAACGAACTCAGAACCTACCTGAAAGACGATTTGAAGATGAAGCAGGTTCACGGAAAGCCGATGCATCCGCAAACCCAAGGGAAAATAGAACGATACCACAGAACGATGAAAAATGTGGTAAAACTCAATCACTTCTATCATCCTGAAGAACTTGTGGAAGCTTTAGAAAAATTCGTAGAAAACTACAATAACAAGCGATATCACGAATCTTTGAAAAACCTTCCTCCAGCAGATGTGTACTTCGGAAGATCTGAGCAAATTTTGGAAAAAAGAAGACAAATAAAATCGGATTCAATCCGAAAAAGAAGACAGTTGTATTTTCAACAGAAATTTATAAATTTATAA
- the trxB gene encoding thioredoxin-disulfide reductase, translating to MEENILDCVIVGSGPSGFTAAIYAARADLKPELYTGLEPGGQLTTTTEVDNFPGYPAGITGPEMMMDLQKQAERFDTKVHYEMITKAEFSKEVGGIHKLYAGNKEILAKSVIISTGATAKYLGLDDEKKYNGGGVSACATCDGFFYRGKDVVVVGAGDTAAEEATYLAKLVNKVTMLVRKGEFRASKAMIHRVENTPNIEVKFHHELIGIEGENNLVERAVVINNQTQEKSTVDVHGIFIAIGHKPNTDIFAGQIDLDENGYIATEKGSTRTNLPGVFAAGDVQDHIYRQAITAAGSGCMAAMDAEKYLAELH from the coding sequence ATGGAAGAAAATATTTTAGATTGTGTGATCGTTGGATCTGGACCTTCTGGTTTTACAGCGGCAATTTATGCAGCAAGAGCAGACTTAAAACCTGAATTATACACAGGTTTGGAACCAGGTGGACAATTAACTACAACAACAGAAGTTGATAATTTCCCGGGATATCCTGCGGGAATTACCGGTCCTGAAATGATGATGGATTTGCAGAAACAAGCTGAAAGATTCGACACCAAAGTACATTACGAAATGATTACCAAAGCTGAATTTTCAAAAGAAGTTGGCGGTATTCATAAATTGTATGCAGGAAATAAAGAAATTTTGGCTAAATCTGTGATTATTTCTACAGGAGCTACTGCAAAATATTTGGGTCTTGATGATGAAAAAAAATACAATGGAGGAGGAGTTTCTGCATGTGCAACGTGTGACGGATTTTTCTACAGAGGAAAAGACGTTGTGGTTGTAGGAGCAGGAGATACCGCAGCCGAAGAGGCTACTTATCTTGCAAAGTTGGTGAATAAAGTAACCATGTTGGTAAGAAAAGGTGAGTTCAGAGCGTCAAAAGCGATGATCCACAGAGTAGAAAATACCCCTAATATCGAAGTGAAATTTCACCATGAATTGATTGGTATTGAAGGTGAAAACAACCTTGTGGAAAGAGCGGTTGTGATTAATAACCAGACTCAGGAAAAATCTACAGTAGATGTTCACGGAATTTTCATTGCCATCGGACACAAGCCAAATACAGATATTTTTGCTGGTCAAATCGATTTGGATGAGAATGGATATATTGCTACTGAAAAAGGCTCTACAAGAACAAATCTTCCGGGAGTTTTTGCTGCAGGAGATGTTCAGGATCATATCTACAGACAAGCGATTACAGCTGCAGGAAGCGGTTGTATGGCAGCCATGGATGCAGAAAAATATCTTGCTGAATTACATTAA
- the holA gene encoding DNA polymerase III subunit delta, translating to MKELDLILKNIKNKEVLPIYFFHGEEPYFIDVAVKALEHDFLEEDEKAFNQTVTYGKDTTYQEILSLARQFPMMGDKQVIIVKEAQDLKFNDEESKALDAYAENPVPSTVLVFAHKHKKLDSRKKVTKTLTKLNALFLSESLKDHTLPKWIADECLRLKIKTAPNISNLLAEYLGNDLSRISNELGKLKIILKEGQLLDGTIVENHIGISKEFNVFELQKALGAKNANAAFRIAYFMGKNPKNNPFVMLLSSLYNYFSNVIIYNTMIGQPQQVIASQMGINPYFIKDYAEAARLYPLKHSTRVISILREFDMKGKGLGAVNMDDAELIKELVYKIINVDKIKMKV from the coding sequence ATGAAAGAATTAGATTTAATCCTCAAAAATATTAAAAATAAAGAAGTTTTACCGATTTATTTTTTCCACGGAGAAGAACCTTACTTTATTGATGTTGCGGTAAAAGCCCTTGAACACGACTTTCTGGAGGAAGACGAAAAAGCTTTTAACCAAACAGTCACTTACGGAAAAGATACAACCTATCAGGAAATTCTTTCTTTGGCTCGACAGTTTCCGATGATGGGAGATAAGCAAGTAATTATCGTAAAAGAAGCGCAGGATTTGAAATTTAATGATGAAGAAAGCAAAGCTTTAGATGCGTATGCAGAAAATCCGGTTCCATCGACAGTTTTGGTTTTTGCCCATAAACATAAGAAGCTGGACAGCCGAAAAAAGGTTACCAAAACTTTAACAAAGCTAAATGCTCTTTTTCTGAGCGAATCTTTAAAAGACCATACGCTTCCCAAATGGATCGCTGATGAGTGTCTCAGATTAAAGATAAAAACAGCCCCGAATATTTCTAATCTTTTGGCAGAATATCTTGGAAACGACCTTTCCAGAATCTCAAATGAGTTAGGAAAACTTAAAATTATTTTAAAAGAAGGTCAACTTTTAGATGGCACCATCGTTGAAAACCATATCGGAATAAGCAAAGAGTTCAATGTTTTTGAGCTTCAGAAAGCTTTAGGAGCGAAAAACGCCAATGCTGCGTTCAGAATTGCCTATTTTATGGGGAAAAACCCTAAGAATAATCCTTTTGTAATGCTTCTTTCCAGTTTGTACAATTATTTTTCTAATGTAATTATTTACAATACGATGATTGGGCAACCTCAGCAAGTAATCGCTTCACAAATGGGTATTAATCCTTATTTTATTAAAGATTATGCAGAAGCAGCGAGATTATATCCGCTAAAACATTCTACCCGTGTCATTTCTATTTTAAGAGAATTTGACATGAAAGGAAAAGGTTTGGGGGCCGTAAATATGGATGATGCAGAACTAATTAAAGAATTGGTTTACAAAATCATCAATGTAGATAAAATTAAGATGAAAGTATAA
- a CDS encoding type I restriction enzyme HsdR N-terminal domain-containing protein — MELPKLNFQETFDFKFKKDKDKFFIYDLVRKTYLLLTPEEWVRQHWVHYYLTVKSYSTSALITEKKIVLNGLTKRIDLLITEKAQPKILIECKAPQIKLTEKTFEQTARYNSVIGASEIILTNGLQHINAYYENEQYQFYKPE; from the coding sequence ATGGAACTTCCAAAACTGAACTTTCAGGAAACTTTTGATTTTAAATTCAAGAAAGACAAAGATAAGTTTTTTATTTATGACTTGGTTCGTAAAACTTACCTTTTGCTCACTCCCGAAGAGTGGGTTCGTCAGCATTGGGTTCACTATTATCTTACCGTAAAATCCTACTCTACTTCTGCTTTAATTACAGAAAAAAAGATTGTTCTGAATGGTTTAACGAAGCGTATTGACCTTTTGATAACAGAAAAAGCGCAGCCAAAAATTTTAATTGAATGTAAAGCGCCACAAATCAAATTGACCGAAAAAACATTTGAGCAGACTGCAAGATACAATTCTGTTATCGGTGCTTCTGAAATTATTTTAACGAACGGATTGCAGCACATTAATGCCTATTACGAAAACGAACAATACCAGTTTTATAAGCCTGAATAA
- a CDS encoding HAD family hydrolase, translating into MEIKNIVFDFGGVLMDWNPRYFFKTYFNDDEKMEYFLENIAQDEWNIEQDRGRNLAEGTEVQIKKFPEWEKELRAYYDNWTVMLKSDIPQNVEILRKLGNTSYQLYGLTNWSEETFPYALENYDFFQLFDGKIVVSGTEKLIKPDPKIWNVLLERYQLKANESVFIDDNFKNIEMAKTLGFKTIHILPETDLKTELNNLGVKFD; encoded by the coding sequence ATGGAAATTAAAAATATAGTATTCGATTTTGGAGGTGTTTTGATGGATTGGAATCCAAGATATTTTTTCAAAACCTATTTTAATGATGATGAAAAAATGGAATATTTCCTTGAAAATATTGCTCAGGATGAATGGAATATCGAGCAAGACAGAGGAAGAAATTTAGCAGAAGGAACCGAAGTTCAGATCAAAAAATTTCCGGAATGGGAAAAAGAACTCAGAGCTTATTATGATAACTGGACGGTAATGCTGAAAAGTGACATTCCTCAAAATGTAGAAATTCTGAGAAAACTGGGAAATACTTCCTATCAATTATACGGATTAACCAATTGGTCTGAAGAAACCTTTCCTTATGCTTTAGAAAACTATGATTTCTTTCAATTATTTGATGGAAAAATTGTGGTTTCTGGAACAGAAAAATTAATCAAACCTGACCCTAAAATCTGGAATGTTTTATTGGAAAGATACCAGTTGAAAGCCAATGAATCGGTTTTTATTGATGATAATTTCAAAAATATTGAGATGGCAAAAACTTTGGGTTTCAAGACCATTCATATTCTACCGGAAACAGATTTGAAAACTGAGCTGAATAATTTAGGCGTAAAATTCGATTAA
- a CDS encoding dienelactone hydrolase family protein yields MIRSILLSAFLMTSGTIFSQNLKTVSYQDGSQKLNGLVTSHAGKKLPGVLILPAWKGIDDEAKTAAADLEKQGYIAFIADIYGEGNIPTDNASAAKTAGFYKKDYAAYQKRISLALEQLKKNGAVSDKIAVIGYCFGGTGALESARGKLPVVGVVSIHGSIGKDQSRPNEAISTKILVENPAEDKSVTPEDYNNLVKEMNDGKADWQIITYANSKHTFTDPKSADYNPVMAKRAWNHTLLFLKEILK; encoded by the coding sequence ATGATACGTTCAATATTATTATCAGCATTTCTTATGACTTCAGGAACTATTTTCAGTCAGAATTTAAAAACAGTGTCTTATCAGGATGGTTCGCAAAAGCTGAATGGTTTGGTAACCTCCCATGCCGGAAAAAAACTTCCCGGAGTTTTGATTCTTCCAGCCTGGAAAGGAATTGATGACGAAGCAAAAACTGCAGCCGCAGATTTAGAAAAACAAGGCTACATCGCATTTATTGCGGATATTTACGGAGAAGGAAATATTCCGACTGACAATGCTTCCGCTGCAAAAACTGCCGGATTTTACAAGAAAGATTATGCAGCTTATCAGAAAAGAATTTCCTTGGCTTTAGAGCAATTAAAGAAAAACGGAGCGGTTTCAGATAAAATTGCGGTAATCGGTTATTGTTTTGGTGGAACCGGAGCTTTGGAATCTGCGAGAGGAAAATTACCCGTTGTAGGCGTTGTTTCCATTCACGGAAGTATTGGAAAAGACCAATCGAGACCGAATGAAGCTATCTCAACTAAAATCTTAGTAGAAAATCCTGCAGAAGACAAAAGTGTAACACCGGAAGATTACAATAATCTGGTTAAAGAAATGAATGACGGCAAAGCAGATTGGCAAATCATTACGTATGCGAATTCAAAACATACTTTCACTGACCCAAAATCAGCCGATTATAATCCTGTGATGGCAAAAAGAGCCTGGAATCATACGCTCCTATTTTTGAAAGAAATTTTGAAATAA
- a CDS encoding cupin domain-containing protein has product MKKYKIQKSPFVVPTTDGKLIEEHWGNSTKNSNISIAHMVVPTNWSEPHQTPEFDEFTIIISGKKQFEIDGEEVILEKGQSILIEKGARIRYSNPFSEHCEYIAICLPAFSMDLVNREEEII; this is encoded by the coding sequence ATGAAAAAATATAAAATTCAGAAATCCCCATTTGTAGTTCCTACAACAGACGGAAAATTAATTGAAGAACATTGGGGAAATTCAACCAAGAATTCAAATATCTCTATTGCACACATGGTTGTTCCGACAAATTGGAGTGAACCTCATCAAACTCCTGAATTTGATGAATTTACCATCATTATTTCAGGTAAAAAGCAATTTGAAATTGACGGAGAAGAGGTGATTTTAGAAAAAGGACAAAGTATTTTAATTGAAAAAGGAGCAAGGATCCGTTACAGCAATCCGTTTTCAGAACATTGCGAATATATTGCGATTTGTCTTCCGGCATTTTCGATGGATTTGGTGAATAGAGAAGAAGAAATAATTTAA
- a CDS encoding GNAT family N-acetyltransferase, whose amino-acid sequence MNFSIQPVLENEEYQLIPLQQGDFELLYEVASDPKVWEQHPNKDRYKREVFENFFKGAMESQGAFKIIEKSTGDILGSTRFYDFDETENSIFIGYTFYGTNSWGKGINPQIKKVMLDYVFQFVDKVHFHIGKENFRSQIALERLGGQKIAEEEVAYFGEPTRTNFVYEIAKENHFKVD is encoded by the coding sequence ATGAATTTTTCTATTCAACCTGTTTTAGAAAACGAAGAATATCAATTAATCCCCTTACAACAAGGGGATTTTGAGTTGTTGTACGAAGTGGCTTCAGATCCTAAAGTTTGGGAACAGCATCCTAATAAAGACCGCTACAAAAGAGAAGTTTTTGAAAACTTTTTTAAAGGAGCTATGGAAAGTCAGGGCGCTTTTAAAATTATTGAGAAATCTACGGGAGATATTTTAGGAAGTACTCGGTTTTATGATTTTGATGAAACTGAAAACAGTATTTTCATCGGCTATACTTTTTATGGAACAAATTCCTGGGGAAAAGGGATCAATCCACAGATTAAAAAAGTGATGTTGGATTATGTTTTTCAATTTGTAGACAAAGTACATTTCCATATCGGAAAAGAAAATTTCCGTTCTCAGATTGCTTTAGAAAGATTGGGCGGACAAAAAATTGCCGAAGAAGAAGTCGCTTATTTCGGAGAACCGACCAGAACCAATTTTGTTTACGAAATAGCAAAAGAAAACCATTTTAAAGTTGATTAA
- a CDS encoding DUF2911 domain-containing protein, which produces MKKLLFAVCISASALSFAQDYSVPAASPRQKVEQQFSMSKISVDYGRPGVKGRKIFGELVPYGQVWRAGANSSTKITFGQSVNFGGKTVPAGTYGLFIVPTEKEWKVILNKDFQQWGAYTYDPKQDVVDVTVPVNKLADKQEWFEITLNPTDENSGNLVIKWDMAQAEVALKPAKPEAVTKIAEKLREIKKIESDAAKAKG; this is translated from the coding sequence GTGAAAAAATTATTATTTGCAGTTTGCATATCAGCTTCAGCTTTAAGCTTCGCACAAGATTATTCAGTACCTGCAGCAAGTCCGCGTCAGAAAGTAGAACAGCAGTTTTCAATGTCAAAAATCTCTGTAGATTACGGTAGACCGGGAGTGAAAGGAAGAAAGATCTTCGGAGAATTGGTTCCTTACGGACAGGTTTGGAGAGCGGGTGCAAACTCTTCTACAAAAATTACATTCGGACAGTCTGTTAATTTTGGTGGAAAAACTGTTCCAGCAGGAACTTACGGTTTGTTCATCGTACCAACAGAAAAAGAATGGAAAGTTATTTTAAATAAAGATTTCCAACAATGGGGAGCTTACACATATGATCCAAAACAGGATGTTGTAGACGTAACGGTTCCGGTTAATAAATTAGCAGATAAACAAGAATGGTTTGAGATTACTTTAAACCCGACTGATGAAAATTCAGGAAATCTTGTGATCAAATGGGATATGGCTCAAGCTGAAGTAGCTCTAAAGCCTGCAAAACCTGAAGCAGTAACTAAAATTGCTGAGAAATTAAGAGAAATCAAAAAAATAGAATCTGACGCTGCAAAAGCAAAAGGCTAA
- a CDS encoding DinB family protein, with product MKIPTLQLIDELKKITEENIQFAENLLNQSDEKLNFRLSENSWSILECLEHLNRYGNFYIPEIRKKIKNSDTKSTEIFSSGILGNYFAKSMLPKEKLNTMKTFKSMNPIHSKLDKSVLNEFITQQKQMIHLLNEAKNIDLNKVKTSISISNLIKLKLGDTFRFVVYHNLRHINQAKRNL from the coding sequence ATGAAAATTCCGACCCTTCAACTGATCGATGAATTGAAAAAAATTACTGAAGAAAATATACAGTTTGCCGAAAATCTTTTGAATCAATCAGATGAAAAACTCAATTTCAGACTTTCAGAAAATAGCTGGAGCATTCTGGAATGTCTTGAACATTTAAATCGATACGGAAATTTTTATATTCCTGAGATCAGGAAAAAAATAAAAAACTCAGATACAAAATCAACAGAGATTTTCAGTTCGGGAATTTTAGGAAATTATTTTGCTAAATCGATGCTTCCAAAGGAAAAACTGAATACAATGAAGACTTTCAAATCGATGAATCCTATTCACAGCAAACTTGATAAAAGCGTTTTAAATGAATTTATTACTCAGCAAAAGCAAATGATTCATCTTTTAAATGAAGCTAAAAATATAGATTTAAATAAAGTAAAAACCAGCATCAGTATTTCAAATTTAATTAAACTAAAACTGGGTGATACTTTTCGTTTTGTAGTCTATCATAATCTAAGACACATCAATCAAGCAAAAAGAAATCTTTAA
- a CDS encoding Crp/Fnr family transcriptional regulator has translation MNIIQTLLDANLFQKKKVIDRHSFLTLEGDIDSNIYYVEKGSLRIFIRDEDQERTIRFGYKENIIVCLDSFLSEKPTDFCIQAIKKSEIKVASKKDFYEFIKSSDDNLKLWTVILEDLVLQQIEREKDLLINSPRERYERVLKRSPKLFQEIPNKHIANYLRMSPETLSRLKKS, from the coding sequence ATGAATATTATTCAGACGTTACTCGACGCCAATTTATTTCAAAAAAAGAAAGTAATCGACAGACATTCTTTTCTGACTTTGGAAGGCGATATCGACAGCAATATTTATTATGTTGAAAAAGGAAGCTTACGCATTTTTATCAGAGATGAAGATCAGGAAAGAACAATTCGTTTTGGATATAAAGAAAATATTATTGTCTGCCTCGATTCTTTTTTGTCTGAAAAACCAACCGATTTTTGTATTCAAGCGATTAAGAAAAGCGAAATTAAAGTCGCCTCCAAAAAAGATTTTTATGAATTTATAAAATCTTCTGACGATAATCTGAAATTATGGACTGTGATTTTGGAAGATTTAGTTTTACAACAAATTGAAAGAGAAAAGGATTTGTTAATCAATTCTCCAAGAGAACGTTATGAAAGGGTTTTAAAAAGAAGTCCAAAACTTTTTCAGGAAATTCCCAATAAACATATTGCCAATTATTTAAGAATGAGCCCCGAAACTTTATCAAGACTCAAAAAATCTTGA
- a CDS encoding ABC transporter ATP-binding protein: MTKHQQRVAEVYHFFDNKDTVLGFRKLLDCAIDTQDMSIYKEAIELTDWKETHNHAIDELIEKSKTLLAKIEKVPVKEHISEQSVLKAKDIVKSYGSNRFSLGPVSVEINKGQVYGLVGENGNGKTTLLRILANEISFNDGSLKYSFNEKSKNEYDLRTKLVYIPQRTEKWYGSLKDNLKFVLSNHGVSPEENETRTLMMIARLGLWNYKHLKWSELSSGYKMRFELARILLRKPEILLLDEPLANLDVLAQQVILEDLKSIANSVNHPIALILSSQQLYEVEKISDKVIFLKNGKYKNNSEVNDDDENQLIIEIDTNESRDKLLEVFKDFNMEKLNFNGGVYVAYFSSETQFYEVISALGNAKAEIIYIRNISSSTRRFFVN; this comes from the coding sequence ATGACGAAACATCAGCAAAGAGTCGCCGAAGTCTACCATTTTTTTGATAATAAAGACACCGTTTTAGGGTTCAGAAAGCTGTTAGATTGCGCTATTGACACTCAGGATATGTCGATTTATAAAGAAGCGATTGAATTAACCGACTGGAAAGAAACTCACAATCACGCCATCGACGAATTAATCGAAAAATCAAAAACTCTCCTCGCCAAAATTGAAAAAGTGCCGGTAAAAGAACATATTTCTGAACAGTCTGTTTTGAAAGCAAAAGATATTGTAAAATCTTACGGCAGCAACCGTTTTTCGCTCGGTCCGGTTTCTGTGGAAATCAATAAAGGACAGGTTTATGGTTTGGTAGGAGAGAACGGAAACGGGAAAACAACTTTGCTGAGAATTTTGGCGAATGAAATTTCATTTAACGATGGAAGTTTAAAGTATTCTTTCAACGAAAAATCAAAAAATGAGTATGATTTGAGAACGAAGTTGGTTTACATTCCGCAACGAACCGAAAAATGGTACGGAAGCCTGAAAGATAATCTGAAATTTGTGCTTTCAAATCATGGTGTTTCGCCTGAAGAAAACGAAACCAGAACCTTGATGATGATTGCCCGTCTCGGATTGTGGAATTACAAACATCTGAAATGGAGTGAGCTTTCATCCGGTTACAAAATGCGTTTTGAATTAGCGAGAATTCTTTTAAGAAAACCTGAAATTCTTTTATTGGATGAGCCTTTAGCAAACCTTGATGTTTTGGCGCAACAGGTCATTTTGGAAGATTTAAAATCGATTGCCAACTCGGTGAATCATCCGATTGCTTTAATTTTAAGTTCGCAGCAATTGTACGAAGTCGAAAAGATTTCAGATAAAGTAATCTTTCTGAAAAACGGAAAATACAAAAATAATTCTGAGGTAAATGATGATGACGAAAACCAATTAATTATAGAAATTGATACTAATGAAAGTCGCGATAAACTTCTCGAAGTTTTTAAGGATTTCAATATGGAAAAACTGAACTTCAATGGTGGAGTTTATGTTGCTTATTTCTCATCAGAAACTCAGTTTTATGAAGTGATTTCTGCTTTAGGAAATGCAAAAGCAGAAATTATTTACATCAGAAATATCTCGTCTTCTACGAGAAGGTTTTTCGTTAATTAA